A single genomic interval of Gossypium raimondii isolate GPD5lz chromosome 11, ASM2569854v1, whole genome shotgun sequence harbors:
- the LOC105804310 gene encoding maltose excess protein 1, chloroplastic: MADSLFLPLAAKSSNAHSSLFFRNCPSPSRLLPPKSSSLLLHGGEKKISVLGLSLYSRVSLPHRAAPIRALDSDVPHPLHKGSVNFKNRKSYVEWDSLTAKFTGAANLPFLLLQLPQIILNARNLMAGNKTALLAVPWLGMITALLGNLSLLSYFAKKRETEAVVVQTLGVISTFVVISQLAVGEAMPLPQYVATSVVVAAGLILNFLNYYGMLNSTIWQFWEDFITVGGLSVLPQIMWSTFVPYIPNSILPGSIAFVVAVASVTLSHSGKLSEKGPKFIGAISGWTATLLFMWMPVSQMWTNFLNPDNIKGLSAISMLLAMLGNGLLIPRALFIRDLMWFTGSLWATLFYGYGNIVCMYLLKTISLEFFLAATVGLIAWIGMALWRDAAVYRYNSPLRSLKELVFGS, encoded by the exons aTGGCTGATTCTTTGTTTCTTCCTTTGGCTGCCAAGTCTAGCAACGCtcattcttctttgtttttccgGAACTGCCCTTCCCCTTCACGTTTATTGCCTCCCAAGTCCTCCTCTTTGCTTTTGCATGGAGGTGAGAAGAAGATCAGTGTGTTGGGGCTGAGTCTGTACTCCCGCGTTTCGCTCCCCCACCGTGCCGCCCCGATTCGTGCTCTTGACTCGGACGTTCCTCACCCGCTTCATAAG ggatcaGTGAACTTTAAGAATAGAAAGAGCTACGTGGAATGGGATTCGTTGACAGCAAAGTTCACCGGAGcggcaaatttaccatttttattgcTCCAGTTGCCTCAGATCATTCTCAACGCCCGCAATCTTATGGCGGGGAACAAGACTGCCCTTCTGGCCGTACCATGGCTG GGAATGATCACTGCTTTGCTTGGAAACCTTTCATTGCTTTCTTACTTTGCCAAGAAAAGGGAAACAGAGGCAGTTGTGGTGCAAACACTAGGAGTGATATCAACATTTGTGGTGATTTCTCAGCTTGCAGTTGGAGAAGCTATGCCTCTACCTCAATATGTGGCCACTTCAGTTGTTGTGGCTGCTGgactcattttaaattttttgaattactATGGTATGCTCAACTCCACAATCTGGCAATTTTGGGAAGATTTTATTACTGTCGGTGGACTTTCAGTGCTTCCCCAG ATAATGTGGTCCACATTTGTCCCATACATTCCCAACAGCATCTTGCCGGGGTCAATAGCATTTGTTGTGGCTGTAGCATCTGTAACTCTG TCACATTCGGGCAAACTTTCAGAGAAAGGCCCCAAATTCATAGGAGCAATTTCTGGATGGACAGCAACACTTCTTTTTATGTGGATGCCGGTTTCACAAATG TGGACAAATTTCTTGAATCCTGATAATATTAAAGGTTTGTCAGCTATCTCAATGTTGCTTGCTATGCTTGGCAATGGGCTTTTGATTCCACGTGCACTATTTATTCGTGATCTTATGTG GTTCACTGGTTCGCTTTGGGCTACATTGTTTTATGGTTACGGGAATATTGTATGCATGTACTT ATTAAAAACTATCAGCCTGGAATTCTTCTTGGCAGCAACGGTCGGGTTAATTGCATGGATAG GAATGGCTCTATGGAGAGATGCTGCTGTGTACAGATATAACTCACCATTAAGATCTTTGAAAGAGTTGGTTTTTGGATCATAA